The Desulfobacterales bacterium genome has a segment encoding these proteins:
- a CDS encoding outer membrane protein transport protein: MMKKIIFTLVLLFSVSICYGGNVDTCGIGSKATALGGAFSAYADDPFAAYYNPAGLSQIDHIMISGGVQMLDPSLNIYDYQISGVAGSTDISDTSDNLFVPHFGVAYPISDKIVAGLAVYVPYGLDIQWDGNAAANPAAYDCTRSYYFREVVTPSFSYKFNDKFAVGLGISLGKSETGVERNSYAANKLYGRDVKTETELKDDFNYSYNIGAMFKPIETVTLGLTYRSRTDTDFEGNLTVTGLTAAPVALDAETSIDHPEQIQAGIRYQPHEKLSLEFDYVWTNWSLIDRYIVNLTPGPTAMALLGKQRETFERQWNDTTQIRFGVEWAVNRLLVLRAGYFYDPSPIEDNTFDIQWPDADKKTYSAGLGLNFDRWSIDAVFQYAMVESERQIGGESETLNDAYTVVSTPDISMSADGNIWGIGLTFNYSI, from the coding sequence ATGATGAAAAAAATAATTTTTACGCTGGTGTTATTGTTTTCTGTATCTATCTGTTATGGCGGCAATGTGGACACCTGCGGCATCGGTTCCAAAGCCACTGCTCTGGGTGGAGCCTTTTCTGCCTATGCTGACGACCCCTTTGCCGCGTACTACAATCCGGCGGGCCTGAGCCAGATCGACCATATTATGATTTCCGGCGGCGTCCAGATGCTGGACCCCAGTTTGAATATTTATGACTACCAGATATCCGGCGTCGCCGGCTCCACCGACATATCGGACACATCGGACAATCTGTTCGTCCCTCATTTTGGGGTGGCGTACCCGATTTCAGACAAAATCGTTGCCGGATTGGCCGTTTATGTTCCCTATGGACTGGATATTCAATGGGACGGCAATGCGGCTGCGAATCCGGCTGCCTACGACTGCACCCGTTCCTACTATTTCAGGGAAGTGGTGACGCCTTCTTTTTCCTACAAATTCAACGATAAATTTGCTGTCGGCCTGGGAATCTCTCTTGGAAAATCCGAAACCGGCGTGGAAAGAAACAGTTATGCCGCAAACAAATTATACGGACGGGATGTCAAAACTGAAACCGAATTAAAGGATGATTTCAACTATTCCTATAATATCGGCGCCATGTTTAAACCGATTGAAACCGTCACCTTAGGCCTTACCTACCGAAGCCGGACCGACACGGATTTTGAAGGGAATCTGACGGTTACCGGATTGACGGCTGCCCCTGTGGCACTTGATGCAGAAACATCGATCGATCACCCGGAGCAGATTCAGGCCGGCATCCGCTATCAGCCGCATGAAAAGCTGTCGCTTGAGTTCGATTACGTATGGACCAACTGGAGCCTGATCGACCGTTATATCGTGAATCTGACCCCGGGCCCGACGGCCATGGCTTTGCTGGGAAAACAGCGCGAAACCTTTGAGCGGCAATGGAACGACACCACCCAGATTCGATTCGGAGTGGAATGGGCCGTTAACCGCCTGCTGGTGCTTCGCGCCGGCTATTTTTATGATCCATCCCCCATTGAGGACAACACCTTTGATATACAATGGCCCGATGCAGACAAAAAAACCTATTCCGCCGGATTGGGCCTCAACTTTGACAGATGGTCCATCGACGCAGTCTTTCAATATGCGATGGTTGAATCCGAACGCCAGATCGGCGGAGAAAGTGAGACGCTGAACGACGCCTATACGGTGGTATCCACTCCGGATATTTCCATGAGTGCCGACGGCAACATATGGGGAATCGGCCTGACGTTTAATTACAGTATATAA
- the mutL gene encoding DNA mismatch repair endonuclease MutL, with amino-acid sequence MSRIKILPETLSNQIAAGEVVERPASVVKELVENSLDAGSSRIMIEVQNGGRSLIRVSDNGTGMNYDDGLLCLERYATSKIYRNEDLFGISTLGFRGEAIPSIASVSRFTLSTRDRDSQTGVEVQVDGGQVKRVSEAGSPVGTLISVRQLFYNIPARRKFLKAVGTEMGHIIDTVCCIAMAWPNVQFRLSHNGRIVKTFGAVSDPILRVVDILGKELRGNLHRIKFTDPLVTVDGWVTAPHVRRSTSRGIYVYVNGRFVRDRAIQHALFNGYAGRLMKGQFPAAAVFVTVAFDRVDVNVHPTKHQIRFADSRHVFDCIAESVKKTLDVTDRPSWTSVKEIPDAASDTPGAAVDALPAGTPIGSLDDTTVTAPGISSDPLPFASPDTPVDDLSEIRIEITPDAEPVDSIQISEPAAGYDTVQPTAFAQSSQVRQRPADTAGVQEKRGHHTDTLPVREQQGLWRPGKFSDLAVIGQYHHTYIICESSDTLFLVDQHAAHERILFEQLKNRSVQSPVSVQSLLIPETLDLGYVEADMLTQMIPDLKTYGLEIEPFGGATFAVKSVPALLSGKPVIPLIREMVEKAAALGFSTGPESDKSMALDDYLILMACHGAMKANQPLAREQMKHLLKQLDLCEQPSFCPHGRPTWITWSLTSVEKLFRRIV; translated from the coding sequence GTGTCACGTATAAAAATTCTTCCTGAAACCCTTTCCAACCAGATTGCCGCCGGTGAAGTGGTCGAGCGGCCGGCTTCGGTTGTCAAGGAGCTGGTTGAAAATTCGCTGGATGCCGGCAGCAGCCGGATCATGATCGAAGTGCAAAACGGTGGCCGGTCTCTTATCCGGGTTTCGGATAACGGCACGGGAATGAATTATGATGATGGCCTGCTTTGCCTGGAACGATATGCCACCAGCAAGATTTATCGCAATGAGGACCTGTTCGGCATTTCGACCCTCGGCTTCAGGGGAGAGGCAATTCCCAGTATTGCATCGGTATCCCGGTTTACCCTGTCCACCCGGGACCGGGATTCTCAAACCGGGGTCGAAGTTCAGGTGGATGGCGGTCAGGTCAAACGGGTTTCTGAAGCCGGATCGCCGGTCGGTACCCTGATCAGTGTCCGGCAGCTGTTTTATAATATACCGGCCAGGCGAAAATTTTTGAAAGCCGTCGGCACGGAGATGGGCCATATTATTGATACGGTCTGCTGCATCGCCATGGCATGGCCGAATGTTCAGTTCCGGCTGTCCCATAACGGACGCATCGTAAAGACCTTTGGGGCTGTATCCGATCCGATTCTGAGGGTGGTCGATATCCTGGGCAAGGAGCTGAGGGGCAATCTTCACCGGATCAAATTCACCGATCCTCTGGTTACCGTCGACGGATGGGTGACCGCTCCGCATGTCCGGCGCAGCACCTCCCGCGGTATTTACGTTTATGTCAACGGACGCTTTGTCCGGGACCGGGCGATTCAGCATGCCCTGTTCAACGGATACGCGGGTCGGCTCATGAAAGGGCAGTTCCCGGCAGCTGCCGTGTTTGTCACGGTTGCCTTTGACCGGGTGGACGTCAATGTTCACCCCACCAAGCACCAGATCCGGTTTGCCGATTCCCGGCACGTGTTTGACTGTATCGCCGAAAGCGTTAAAAAAACGCTGGATGTTACGGATCGGCCCTCGTGGACTTCTGTAAAGGAAATACCGGATGCCGCATCGGATACTCCGGGTGCAGCTGTTGATGCCCTGCCTGCGGGCACTCCGATTGGCTCGCTGGATGATACGACCGTTACGGCGCCGGGCATTTCATCAGACCCCTTGCCTTTCGCTTCACCGGATACGCCAGTTGATGATTTGTCTGAAATTCGGATCGAGATTACGCCGGATGCCGAGCCGGTCGATAGCATTCAAATTTCAGAACCAGCTGCGGGTTATGACACAGTTCAACCGACTGCCTTTGCGCAGTCCTCCCAAGTAAGACAGCGGCCTGCAGACACCGCGGGTGTTCAGGAAAAACGGGGACATCACACGGACACTTTGCCAGTCAGGGAGCAGCAGGGGTTGTGGCGTCCCGGAAAATTTTCCGATTTGGCTGTTATCGGTCAATACCATCATACCTATATTATTTGTGAATCATCCGATACGCTGTTTCTCGTGGACCAGCATGCCGCTCATGAACGCATCCTGTTCGAGCAGCTCAAAAACCGCTCCGTACAATCCCCGGTTTCGGTTCAATCCCTTCTCATTCCGGAGACCCTGGATCTGGGGTATGTCGAGGCTGACATGCTGACGCAGATGATTCCGGACCTGAAAACATACGGCCTGGAAATAGAGCCGTTTGGCGGGGCCACCTTTGCGGTCAAATCTGTCCCGGCACTGCTCTCCGGCAAGCCGGTCATTCCCCTGATCCGTGAGATGGTCGAAAAGGCGGCAGCGCTCGGTTTTTCAACCGGCCCCGAATCGGACAAGTCCATGGCGCTGGACGACTACCTGATCCTGATGGCCTGCCACGGGGCGATGAAGGCCAATCAGCCATTGGCCCGGGAGCAGATGAAGCATCTGCTCAAGCAGCTGGATCTGTGCGAACAACCCTCCTTCTGTCCTCATGGGCGGCCTACCTGGATTACGTGGAGTCTTACATCTGTGGAAAAACTGTTTAGACGGATTGTGTGA